A region from the Panicum hallii strain FIL2 chromosome 1, PHallii_v3.1, whole genome shotgun sequence genome encodes:
- the LOC112889610 gene encoding protein PHOSPHATE STARVATION RESPONSE 1-like isoform X1 — protein MNRLYNGTVPPCLSSAITVVPALSEDTMSTCMLAPNFTSGLHAINKSSNGKLCSGPYVTEPSDSDTQLLSTHSSLLCNSRPLMMDFPEVSEQISSNQEQLLGLFDYPSSVGFPNPQNVTAFGQQVQDTIITDPNTRVGGVALQNEWFSSGSSMQLPKNTVDARSATPATPKSYPYCRTQRSLPNPFNCDELCTDNLPSSNSAPKSRIRWTPELHERFVDAVNKLGGSEKATPKAVQKVMKVEGLTIYHVKSHLQKYRTVQHRPESSDGQSVSLWVRLVPIFHADSLHRI, from the exons ATGAATCGGCTTTACAATGGAACAGTTCCCCCATGTCTTTCATCAGCTATAACAGTAGTACCAGCACTCTCAGAG GACACCATGTCAACATGTATGTTAGCTCCCAACTTCACCTCAGGCCTTCATGCCATCAATAAATCATCAAATGGGAAGCTTTGTTCTGGGCCATATGTTACTGAGCCATCTGATTCTGATACTCAATTGCTGTCAACACATTCATCGCTCCTGTGTAATTCAAGGCCTTTAATGATGGATTTTCCAGAAGTATCTGAACAGATAAGTTCGAACCAAGAACAACTCCTAGGTTTATTTGATTATCCATCAAGTGTTGGTTTTCCCAATCCACAAAACGTGACTGCCTTTGGCCAACAAGTTCAAGACACCATCATAACCGATCCTAACACTCGTGTTGGCGGTGTTGCACTGCAAAATGAGTGGTTCTCATCTGGGAGTTCCATGCAGCTTCCCAAAAAT ACAGTTGATGCAAGAAGTGCAACACCAGCCACACCTAAAAGTTATCCGTACTGCCGTACTCAAAGAAGTCTACCGAATCCTTTCAACTGTGATGAACTTTGCACTGACAACCTGCCTTCTTCAAATTCTGCTCCAAAGTCAAGGATACGCTGGACACCTGAGCTCCATGAGCGTTTTGTTGATGCTGTTAACAAGCTGGGGGGGAGCGAAA AAGCAACTCCAAAAGCAGTCCAGAAGGTTATGAAGGTCGAAGGATTAACTATATACCATGTAAAAAGTCATCTGCAG AAGTACCGTACGGTGCAACATCGACCTGAATCATCAGATGGTCAGTCTGTGTCTCTATGGGTCCGTCTGGTTCCAATTTTCCATGCCGATTCGCTTCACAGAATCTGA
- the LOC112889610 gene encoding myb family transcription factor PHL13-like isoform X2 — translation MNRLYNGTVPPCLSSAITVVPALSEDTMSTCMLAPNFTSGLHAINKSSNGKLCSGPYVTEPSDSDTQLLSTHSSLLCNSRPLMMDFPEVSEQISSNQEQLLGLFDYPSSVGFPNPQNVTAFGQQVQDTIITDPNTRVGGVALQNEWFSSGSSMQLPKNLMQEVQHQPHLKVIRTAVLKEVYRILSTVMNFALTTCLLQILLQSQGYAGHLSSMSVLLMLLTSWGGAKVEATPKAVQKVMKVEGLTIYHVKSHLQKYRTVQHRPESSDGQSVSLWVRLVPIFHADSLHRI, via the exons ATGAATCGGCTTTACAATGGAACAGTTCCCCCATGTCTTTCATCAGCTATAACAGTAGTACCAGCACTCTCAGAG GACACCATGTCAACATGTATGTTAGCTCCCAACTTCACCTCAGGCCTTCATGCCATCAATAAATCATCAAATGGGAAGCTTTGTTCTGGGCCATATGTTACTGAGCCATCTGATTCTGATACTCAATTGCTGTCAACACATTCATCGCTCCTGTGTAATTCAAGGCCTTTAATGATGGATTTTCCAGAAGTATCTGAACAGATAAGTTCGAACCAAGAACAACTCCTAGGTTTATTTGATTATCCATCAAGTGTTGGTTTTCCCAATCCACAAAACGTGACTGCCTTTGGCCAACAAGTTCAAGACACCATCATAACCGATCCTAACACTCGTGTTGGCGGTGTTGCACTGCAAAATGAGTGGTTCTCATCTGGGAGTTCCATGCAGCTTCCCAAAAAT TTGATGCAAGAAGTGCAACACCAGCCACACCTAAAAGTTATCCGTACTGCCGTACTCAAAGAAGTCTACCGAATCCTTTCAACTGTGATGAACTTTGCACTGACAACCTGCCTTCTTCAAATTCTGCTCCAAAGTCAAGGATACGCTGGACACCTGAGCTCCATGAGCGTTTTGTTGATGCTGTTAACAAGCTGGGGGGGAGCGAAAGTAG AAGCAACTCCAAAAGCAGTCCAGAAGGTTATGAAGGTCGAAGGATTAACTATATACCATGTAAAAAGTCATCTGCAG AAGTACCGTACGGTGCAACATCGACCTGAATCATCAGATGGTCAGTCTGTGTCTCTATGGGTCCGTCTGGTTCCAATTTTCCATGCCGATTCGCTTCACAGAATCTGA
- the LOC112889610 gene encoding protein PHOSPHATE STARVATION RESPONSE 1-like isoform X3 gives MNRLYNGTVPPCLSSAITVVPALSEDTMSTCMLAPNFTSGLHAINKSSNGKLCSGPYVTEPSDSDTQLLSTHSSLLCNSRPLMMDFPEVSEQISSNQEQLLGLFDYPSSVGFPNPQNVTAFGQQVQDTIITDPNTRVGGVALQNEWFSSGSSMQLPKNTVDARSATPATPKSYPYCRTQRSLPNPFNCDELCTDNLPSSNSAPKSRIRWTPELHERFVDAVNKLGGSESRSNSKSSPEGYEGRRINYIPCKKSSAEVPYGATST, from the exons ATGAATCGGCTTTACAATGGAACAGTTCCCCCATGTCTTTCATCAGCTATAACAGTAGTACCAGCACTCTCAGAG GACACCATGTCAACATGTATGTTAGCTCCCAACTTCACCTCAGGCCTTCATGCCATCAATAAATCATCAAATGGGAAGCTTTGTTCTGGGCCATATGTTACTGAGCCATCTGATTCTGATACTCAATTGCTGTCAACACATTCATCGCTCCTGTGTAATTCAAGGCCTTTAATGATGGATTTTCCAGAAGTATCTGAACAGATAAGTTCGAACCAAGAACAACTCCTAGGTTTATTTGATTATCCATCAAGTGTTGGTTTTCCCAATCCACAAAACGTGACTGCCTTTGGCCAACAAGTTCAAGACACCATCATAACCGATCCTAACACTCGTGTTGGCGGTGTTGCACTGCAAAATGAGTGGTTCTCATCTGGGAGTTCCATGCAGCTTCCCAAAAAT ACAGTTGATGCAAGAAGTGCAACACCAGCCACACCTAAAAGTTATCCGTACTGCCGTACTCAAAGAAGTCTACCGAATCCTTTCAACTGTGATGAACTTTGCACTGACAACCTGCCTTCTTCAAATTCTGCTCCAAAGTCAAGGATACGCTGGACACCTGAGCTCCATGAGCGTTTTGTTGATGCTGTTAACAAGCTGGGGGGGAGCGAAAGTAG AAGCAACTCCAAAAGCAGTCCAGAAGGTTATGAAGGTCGAAGGATTAACTATATACCATGTAAAAAGTCATCTGCAG AAGTACCGTACGGTGCAACATCGACCTGA
- the LOC112875658 gene encoding uncharacterized protein LOC112875658, with protein MGWAHAAVAMEEVLGLVRGFVDVLVLAGGRTSSGAAATWSSDEVKKALRWALFFEEVFKDLRVSGHYEDSAGELDAALVELTSSPEFPKGLAVMRSKTLSTARVLVIRHFLKARAMCVENLGALLEAVVEMDTDVICASGVRNACQEYAKSILVMNSLSFTQSSNARDVGLPASSDELYAESMGHSQILVKEFLEGLDSASCSYLSERGLGTLLNSVKKNSFDDASNKLCTPAIPKTSRMVDEFLMWKQWRAKCLAYLLDDRTIRIMSGASLIFKAPKEQWMKVFEPLKGFEESSQNGLVEIMELCFLGLISRQWNPMIEGFMTHTFCLVPISKQYADLHQLLQGTSQDKCQDKLLDLQEEDILEYASQSLRSKPSILWLLPPVLTAAAVPPRSTMFQIYLAQIDRQFHEAAPADRKCCCRGDGIEQHHNCEITERIRCLYTFHIQQPHLTVP; from the exons ATGGGGTGGGCGCACGCGGCAGTGGCCATGGAGGAGGTGCTCGGCCTGGTGCGGGGTTTCGTCGACGTCCTCGtcctcgccggcggccgcacctcgtccggcgccgccgccacttGGAGCTCCGACGAGGTTAAGAAGGCCCTCCGGTGGGCTCTCTTCTTCGAGGAG GTTTTCAAGGACCTGCGTGTATCAGGCCATTACGAGGATTCTGCAGGAGAACTCGATGCAGCCCTCGTTGAGCTCACTTCAAGTCCGGAGTTTCCGAAG GGTCTTGCTGTTATGCGGTCGAAAACCCTTTCCACTGCAAGGGTATTGGTTATACGACATTTTCTgaaagcaagagcaatgtgtgTGGAAAATCTTGGTGCTCTTCTTGAAGCAGTTGTTGAGATGGATACTGATGTCATTTGTGCTAGTGGTGTGCGCAATGCATGCCAAGAGTATGCTAAGTCAATATTGGTTATGAATTCTTTATCTTTTACACAGAGCAGCAATGCTCGTGATGTTGGGCTTCCCGCTAGTTCTGATGAACTGTATGCAGAATCCATGGGCCATTCGCAGATTCTAGTTAAAGAATTTTTGGAAGGGCTGGATTCGGCATCATGTTCTTATTTGTCTGAGAGAGGACTGGGAACACTTCTGAACAGTGTAAAAAAGAACAGCTTTGATGATGCAAGTAATAAGCTGTGCACCCCAGCAATACCGAA AACATCTCGAATGGTTGATGAGTTTCTCATGTGGAAGCAATGGAGAGCAAAGTGCTTGGCATATCTGCTTGATGATAGAACCATTCGGATCATGTCTGGAGCTAGTTTGATTTTTAAAGCTCCCAAAGAGCAGTGGATGAAAGTGTTTGAGCCCTTAAAAGGTTTTGAAGAATCTAGTCAAAATGGTCTTGTCGAAATCATG GAGCTATGTTTTCTGGGTTTGATTTCAAGGCAATGGAATCCAATGATAGAGGGCTTCATGACACACACTTTCTGTTTAGTTCCTATATCCAAGCAGTATGCTGATCTGCACCAGTTGCTTCAGGGAACTTCTCAGGACAAATGCCAAGACAAACTTCTTGACTTGCAG GAAGAGGATATTCTTGAGTATGCAAGTCAGTCATTACGAAGTAAACCCTCCATATTATGGCTTCTACCTCCAGTTCTTACCGCTGCAGCAGTACCACCACG GTCAACCATGTTCCAGATATACCTTGCTCAAATAGATAGACAATTTCATGAAGCTGCTCCTGCAGATCG AAAGTGTTGCTGCAGAGGAGATGGAATAGAGCAGCATCATAACT GTGAGATTACTGAGAGGATTCGATGTCTCTACACATTCCATATTCAACAACCTCATCTAACTGTGCCATAG
- the LOC112882761 gene encoding 60S ribosomal protein L23: MSKRGRGGTAGNKFRMSLGLPVAATVNCADNTGAKNLYIISVKGIKGRLNRLPSACVGDMVMATVKKGKPDLRKKVMPAVIVRQRKPWRRKDGVYMYFEDNAGVIVNPKGEMKGSAITGPIGKECADLWPRIASAANAIV; encoded by the exons ATGTCGAAGCGAG GACGTGGAGGTACTGCTGGTAACAAGTTCCGGATGTCACTGGGTCTACCAGTGGCAGCCACTGTGAACTGTGCTGATAACACTGGAGCCAAGAACCTGTACATCATTTCAGTGAAGGGAATCAAAGGGCGCCTTAACAGGCTTCCTTCTGCCTGTGTTGGTGACATGGTTATGGCAACTGTGAAGAAGGGAAAGCCTGACCTCAGGAAGAAGGTGATGCCAGCTGTCATTGTGAGGCAGCGCAAGCCATGGCGCCGAAAGGATGGTGTCTACATGTACTTTGAAG ACAATGCTGGAGTGATTGTGAACCCAAAGGGAGAGATGAAAG GTTCTGCCATCACTGGACCTATTGGAAAGGAGTGCGCTGATCTGTGGCCCAGGATTGCTAGTGCGGCAAATGCGATCGTCTAA
- the LOC112882703 gene encoding uncharacterized protein LOC112882703 has product MWATPPQPLPLQLQRPPGPPPRPFLTRHRSSRLNRIAASQDPLTSLSSLLWGRALPPAQLVLAVRHGWTAAWQLLMRQLAPSDPETGAFTRTPSRFPAVAETPSSRLHLYVGLPCPWAHRALVVRALLGLEARLPVSVAVPGDDGAWSFTPDSPDGLYGKRKLREVYAVRSGGFEGRASVPMLWDAERREVVCNESIEIIKFLCGLANADGGGLDLRPPELRQDIDRWYGVIYPSVNNGVYRCGFAQSQAAYDAAASELFGALDRLEAHLAGSRYLCGDRLTLADVCLFTTLIRFDLVYNTLFRCTRRKLAEYPSLHAYTRDIYQMPKVAETCDMEAIMAGYFKTLFPLNPGGIQPLPPASCDSESLLRPHGREALSSAAGTPLEAAGVS; this is encoded by the exons ATGTGGGCCACACCACCTCAGCCGCTTCCCCTCCAACTCCAGCGACCACCAGGTCCGCCGCCTCGTCCCTTCCTCACTCGCCATCGCAGCAGCCGCCTCAACCGCATCGCCGCCTCACAGGACCCCCTCACCTCCCTCTCCAGCCTGCTGTGGGGTCGCGCGTTGCCCCCGGCGCAGCTTGTCCTCGCCGTTCGCCACGGCTGGACCGCCGCGTGGCAACTCCTCATGCGGCAGCTCGCGCCCTCGGACCCCGAGACCGGCGCCTTCACCCGCACGCCGTCCCGCTTCCCCGCCGTCGCGGAGACGCCCAGCTCCCGGCTCCACCTCTACGTGGGCCTCCCCTGCCCCTGGGCCCACCGTGCCCTCGTCGTCCGCGcgctcctcggcctcgaggccCGCCTCCCGGTCTCCGTCGCCGTCCCCGGTGACGACGGCGCGTGGTCCTTCACGCCGGACAGCCCCGACGGGCTCTACGGGAAGCGCAAGCTCCGGGAGGTGTACGCCGTGCGGAGCGGCGGGTTCGAGGGCAGGGCGTCGGTACCGATGCTGTGGGACGCCGAGCGCCGCGAGGTGGTGTGCAACGAGAGCATCGAGATCATCAAGTTCCTCTGCGGCCTCGCGAacgccgacggcggcggcctcgacctccggccaccggagctGCGCCAGGACATCGACCGCTGGTACGGCGTCATCTACCCCAGCGTCAACAACGGCGTCTACAG GTGTGGATTTGCACAGAGCCAGGCGGCGTACGACGCCGCGGCGAGCGAGCTGTTCGGCGCGCTGGACAGGCTTGAGGCCCACCTCGCCGGCTCCCGCTACCTGTGCGGGGACAGGCTCACGCTGGCCGACGTGTGCCTCTTTACGACGCTGATCCGGTTCGACCTCGTGTACAACACGCTGTTCCGGTGCACCAGGCGGAAGCTGGCCGAGTACCCCAGCCTCCACGCCTACACGCGCGACATCTACCAGATGCCCAAGGTCGCCGAGACGTGCGACATGGAGGCTATCATGGCAGGATACTTCAAGACCCTCTTCCCCCTCAACCCCGGCGGGATCCAGCCCCTCCCGCCGGCGAGCTGCGACAGCGAGTCGCTCTTGAGGCCGCACGGCAGGGAGGCCTTGTCCTCTGCTGCTGGCACGCCGCTTGAAGCAGCTGGTGTTTCCTAA
- the LOC112882712 gene encoding nicotinamide/nicotinic acid mononucleotide adenylyltransferase-like isoform X3: protein MEAHNTSRSCFAHRSRQRDERAHGARRAPPATLSPAMDEVGVEVPLPRDKLSIELRRDGGTRGGVVLVATGSFNPPTYMHLRMFELAKDELQQRGYYVLGGYMSPVNDAYKKKDLLPAAHRVRFCELACESSSFVMVDPWEAMQKGYQRTLTVLSRIRNSLCRDGLADQGIYSSLKVMLLCGSDLLESFSTPGVWIPDQVRTICRDFGVICIRREGKDVGNLIAGSDILQECRDNIISVDEIVPNQISSSRNTSCLRKLKAVIHPCDDNGVWRTCGFDAGFYYHAVK, encoded by the exons ATGGAAGCCCATAACACAAGTAGGAGCTGCTTTGCCCATCGGAGCCGACAGCGCGACGAGCGAGCGCACGGGGCACGGCGAGCGCCGCCTGCGACCCTCTCGCCGGCGATGGACGAGGTGGGAGTGGAGGTGCCTCTCCCGAGAGACAAGCTATCCATTGAACTGAGAAG GGACGGAGGAACCCGAGGCGGCGTCGTCCTCGTGGCCACCGGGAGCTTCAATCCTCCCACATACATGCACCTGCGCATGTTTG AACTGGCAAAGGATGAACTTCAGCAGCGAGGGTATTATGTGTTGGGTGGCTACATGTCTCCGGTGAATGATGCTTATAAGAAGAAG GACCTCTTACCGGCTGCTCACCGGGTTCGTTTTTGTGAACTTGCGTGCGAAAGCTCATCTTTCGTGATGGTTGATCCATGGGAG GCCATGCAGAAAGGTTATCAGCGCACTTTGACTGTCCTCTCGAGAATTCGGAACTCTTTGTGCAGGGATGGTTTAGCTGATCAAGGTATATATA GCAGCCTGAAGGTAATGCTTTTATGTGGTTCTGACTTGCTTGAGTCATTCAGCACTCCAGGAGTTTGGATCCCAGATCAG GTCAGAACTATATGCAGGGACTTTGGTGTCATATGTATACGCAGGGAAGGAAAAGATGTTGGCAATTTGATAGCCGGCAGTGATATACTGCAAGAATGCAGG GATAACATCATTTCAGTCGATGAGATTGTGCCAAATCAAATCAGTTCATCCAGA AACACAAGCTGTTTACGGAAGCTGAAGGCAGTGATACACCCTTGTGATGATAATGGTGTTTGGAG AACATGTGGTTTTGATGCAGGTTTTTACTATCATGCGGTTAAATGA
- the LOC112882712 gene encoding nicotinamide/nicotinic acid mononucleotide adenylyltransferase-like isoform X4: MEAHNTSRSCFAHRSRQRDERAHGARRAPPATLSPAMDEVGVEVPLPRDKLSIELRRDGGTRGGVVLVATGSFNPPTYMHLRMFELAKDELQQRGYYVLGGYMSPVNDAYKKKDLLPAAHRVRFCELACESSSFVMVDPWEAMQKGYQRTLTVLSRIRNSLCRDGLADQGIYSSLKVMLLCGSDLLESFSTPGVWIPDQVRTICRDFGVICIRREGKDVGNLIAGSDILQECRDNIISVDEIVPNQISSSRNTSCLRKLKAVIHPCDDNGVWRFLLSCG, encoded by the exons ATGGAAGCCCATAACACAAGTAGGAGCTGCTTTGCCCATCGGAGCCGACAGCGCGACGAGCGAGCGCACGGGGCACGGCGAGCGCCGCCTGCGACCCTCTCGCCGGCGATGGACGAGGTGGGAGTGGAGGTGCCTCTCCCGAGAGACAAGCTATCCATTGAACTGAGAAG GGACGGAGGAACCCGAGGCGGCGTCGTCCTCGTGGCCACCGGGAGCTTCAATCCTCCCACATACATGCACCTGCGCATGTTTG AACTGGCAAAGGATGAACTTCAGCAGCGAGGGTATTATGTGTTGGGTGGCTACATGTCTCCGGTGAATGATGCTTATAAGAAGAAG GACCTCTTACCGGCTGCTCACCGGGTTCGTTTTTGTGAACTTGCGTGCGAAAGCTCATCTTTCGTGATGGTTGATCCATGGGAG GCCATGCAGAAAGGTTATCAGCGCACTTTGACTGTCCTCTCGAGAATTCGGAACTCTTTGTGCAGGGATGGTTTAGCTGATCAAGGTATATATA GCAGCCTGAAGGTAATGCTTTTATGTGGTTCTGACTTGCTTGAGTCATTCAGCACTCCAGGAGTTTGGATCCCAGATCAG GTCAGAACTATATGCAGGGACTTTGGTGTCATATGTATACGCAGGGAAGGAAAAGATGTTGGCAATTTGATAGCCGGCAGTGATATACTGCAAGAATGCAGG GATAACATCATTTCAGTCGATGAGATTGTGCCAAATCAAATCAGTTCATCCAGA AACACAAGCTGTTTACGGAAGCTGAAGGCAGTGATACACCCTTGTGATGATAATGGTGTTTGGAG GTTTTTACTATCATGCGGTTAA
- the LOC112882712 gene encoding nicotinamide/nicotinic acid mononucleotide adenylyltransferase-like isoform X1, with amino-acid sequence MEAHNTSRSCFAHRSRQRDERAHGARRAPPATLSPAMDEVGVEVPLPRDKLSIELRRDGGTRGGVVLVATGSFNPPTYMHLRMFELAKDELQQRGYYVLGGYMSPVNDAYKKKDLLPAAHRVRFCELACESSSFVMVDPWEAMQKGYQRTLTVLSRIRNSLCRDGLADQGIYSSLKVMLLCGSDLLESFSTPGVWIPDQVRTICRDFGVICIRREGKDVGNLIAGSDILQECRDNIISVDEIVPNQISSSRVRDCIKRCLSIKYLTCDEVIEYITEHKLFTEAEGSDTPL; translated from the exons ATGGAAGCCCATAACACAAGTAGGAGCTGCTTTGCCCATCGGAGCCGACAGCGCGACGAGCGAGCGCACGGGGCACGGCGAGCGCCGCCTGCGACCCTCTCGCCGGCGATGGACGAGGTGGGAGTGGAGGTGCCTCTCCCGAGAGACAAGCTATCCATTGAACTGAGAAG GGACGGAGGAACCCGAGGCGGCGTCGTCCTCGTGGCCACCGGGAGCTTCAATCCTCCCACATACATGCACCTGCGCATGTTTG AACTGGCAAAGGATGAACTTCAGCAGCGAGGGTATTATGTGTTGGGTGGCTACATGTCTCCGGTGAATGATGCTTATAAGAAGAAG GACCTCTTACCGGCTGCTCACCGGGTTCGTTTTTGTGAACTTGCGTGCGAAAGCTCATCTTTCGTGATGGTTGATCCATGGGAG GCCATGCAGAAAGGTTATCAGCGCACTTTGACTGTCCTCTCGAGAATTCGGAACTCTTTGTGCAGGGATGGTTTAGCTGATCAAGGTATATATA GCAGCCTGAAGGTAATGCTTTTATGTGGTTCTGACTTGCTTGAGTCATTCAGCACTCCAGGAGTTTGGATCCCAGATCAG GTCAGAACTATATGCAGGGACTTTGGTGTCATATGTATACGCAGGGAAGGAAAAGATGTTGGCAATTTGATAGCCGGCAGTGATATACTGCAAGAATGCAGG GATAACATCATTTCAGTCGATGAGATTGTGCCAAATCAAATCAGTTCATCCAGAGTAAG AGACTGCATAAAGAGATGCCTGTCGATAAAGTATCTTACTTGCGATGAAGTAATTGAATACATTACAGAACACAAGCTGTTTACGGAAGCTGAAGGCAGTGATACACCCTTGTGA
- the LOC112882712 gene encoding nicotinamide/nicotinic acid mononucleotide adenylyltransferase-like isoform X2 has product MEAHNTSRSCFAHRSRQRDERAHGARRAPPATLSPAMDEVGVEVPLPRDKLSIELRRDGGTRGGVVLVATGSFNPPTYMHLRMFELAKDELQQRGYYVLGGYMSPVNDAYKKKDLLPAAHRVRFCELACESSSFVMVDPWEAMQKGYQRTLTVLSRIRNSLCRDGLADQGSLKVMLLCGSDLLESFSTPGVWIPDQVRTICRDFGVICIRREGKDVGNLIAGSDILQECRDNIISVDEIVPNQISSSRVRDCIKRCLSIKYLTCDEVIEYITEHKLFTEAEGSDTPL; this is encoded by the exons ATGGAAGCCCATAACACAAGTAGGAGCTGCTTTGCCCATCGGAGCCGACAGCGCGACGAGCGAGCGCACGGGGCACGGCGAGCGCCGCCTGCGACCCTCTCGCCGGCGATGGACGAGGTGGGAGTGGAGGTGCCTCTCCCGAGAGACAAGCTATCCATTGAACTGAGAAG GGACGGAGGAACCCGAGGCGGCGTCGTCCTCGTGGCCACCGGGAGCTTCAATCCTCCCACATACATGCACCTGCGCATGTTTG AACTGGCAAAGGATGAACTTCAGCAGCGAGGGTATTATGTGTTGGGTGGCTACATGTCTCCGGTGAATGATGCTTATAAGAAGAAG GACCTCTTACCGGCTGCTCACCGGGTTCGTTTTTGTGAACTTGCGTGCGAAAGCTCATCTTTCGTGATGGTTGATCCATGGGAG GCCATGCAGAAAGGTTATCAGCGCACTTTGACTGTCCTCTCGAGAATTCGGAACTCTTTGTGCAGGGATGGTTTAGCTGATCAAG GCAGCCTGAAGGTAATGCTTTTATGTGGTTCTGACTTGCTTGAGTCATTCAGCACTCCAGGAGTTTGGATCCCAGATCAG GTCAGAACTATATGCAGGGACTTTGGTGTCATATGTATACGCAGGGAAGGAAAAGATGTTGGCAATTTGATAGCCGGCAGTGATATACTGCAAGAATGCAGG GATAACATCATTTCAGTCGATGAGATTGTGCCAAATCAAATCAGTTCATCCAGAGTAAG AGACTGCATAAAGAGATGCCTGTCGATAAAGTATCTTACTTGCGATGAAGTAATTGAATACATTACAGAACACAAGCTGTTTACGGAAGCTGAAGGCAGTGATACACCCTTGTGA
- the LOC112882712 gene encoding nicotinamide/nicotinic acid mononucleotide adenylyltransferase-like isoform X5, with translation MEAHNTSRSCFAHRSRQRDERAHGARRAPPATLSPAMDEVGVEVPLPRDKLSIELRRDGGTRGGVVLVATGSFNPPTYMHLRMFELAKDELQQRGYYVLGGYMSPVNDAYKKKDLLPAAHRVRFCELACESSSFVMVDPWEAMQKGYQRTLTVLSRIRNSLCRDGLADQGIYSSLKVMLLCGSDLLESFSTPGVWIPDQVRTICRDFGVICIRREGKDVGNLIAGSDILQECRDNIISVDEIVPNQISSSRVRTQAVYGS, from the exons ATGGAAGCCCATAACACAAGTAGGAGCTGCTTTGCCCATCGGAGCCGACAGCGCGACGAGCGAGCGCACGGGGCACGGCGAGCGCCGCCTGCGACCCTCTCGCCGGCGATGGACGAGGTGGGAGTGGAGGTGCCTCTCCCGAGAGACAAGCTATCCATTGAACTGAGAAG GGACGGAGGAACCCGAGGCGGCGTCGTCCTCGTGGCCACCGGGAGCTTCAATCCTCCCACATACATGCACCTGCGCATGTTTG AACTGGCAAAGGATGAACTTCAGCAGCGAGGGTATTATGTGTTGGGTGGCTACATGTCTCCGGTGAATGATGCTTATAAGAAGAAG GACCTCTTACCGGCTGCTCACCGGGTTCGTTTTTGTGAACTTGCGTGCGAAAGCTCATCTTTCGTGATGGTTGATCCATGGGAG GCCATGCAGAAAGGTTATCAGCGCACTTTGACTGTCCTCTCGAGAATTCGGAACTCTTTGTGCAGGGATGGTTTAGCTGATCAAGGTATATATA GCAGCCTGAAGGTAATGCTTTTATGTGGTTCTGACTTGCTTGAGTCATTCAGCACTCCAGGAGTTTGGATCCCAGATCAG GTCAGAACTATATGCAGGGACTTTGGTGTCATATGTATACGCAGGGAAGGAAAAGATGTTGGCAATTTGATAGCCGGCAGTGATATACTGCAAGAATGCAGG GATAACATCATTTCAGTCGATGAGATTGTGCCAAATCAAATCAGTTCATCCAGAGTAAG AACACAAGCTGTTTACGGAAGCTGA
- the LOC112882764 gene encoding 60S ribosomal protein L37-3-like: MGKGTGSFGKRRNKTHTLCVRCGRRSFHLQKSTCSSCGYPAARIRKYNWSVKAIRRKTTGTGRMRYLRHVPRRFKSNFREGTEAVSRKKGAAAGAN; this comes from the exons ATG GGCAAGGGTACGGGGAGCTTCGGCAAGCGCCGGAACAAGACGCACACGCTGTGCGTGCGCTGCGGCCGGCGTAGCTTTCACCTGCAGAAGAGCACCTGCTCCTCATGCGGCTACCCCGCGGCCCGCATCCGCAAGT ACAACTGGAGCGTGAAGGCTATTAGGAGGAAGACTACTGGCACAGGGAGGATGAGGTACCTTCGCCATGTGCCCCGGAGGTTCAAGAGCAACTTCAGAGAGG GAACTGAGGCTGTATCAAGGAAGAAGggagctgctgctggcgccaACTAA